A segment of the Fusobacterium varium genome:
CTTAAAAAGAAAATTAAGGATCACAGAAACTCCGTTTCTGTGTCTCAAAAGTAGTAGTCGTTTGCACTCCTCTACTTTTGGAAATTATAATTCACTTTAAAATCTCAAACCACTTTTTATATTCATCTCTATGGATACTATTCTTCATAAAAATAAAATTAAACTCTCTTTTTGCTTTAAAACTTTTCAACCCTATTTTTACTAGTTCCTTATTTTCTAGCTCTTTTTTCACTGCTCTTTCATAGATAAAAGTTATCCCTCTATCCTCTTTAACTAACTCTTTTATAGCTTTTATATTAGCTAATTCATATTTTTTATCAAAGTTTTTAAGAGAGAGATTATTATCATAAAGTATCTTCTCAAAAATATCTCTACTTCCAGATCCCTCTTCTCTTATAATTATTCTTTCATTTAAAAGATCTTCAAAACCAATATTCTTTTTAGCCAGATTATTTTTAGGAGAGCATACCCCTATAAAACTCTCTTTAGAATATATTATTGACTCATACTCTGTTTTCTCAAAAAATCCCTCTACCAAAGCAAATTCAATATTTCCATTTTGTAACTCTTTTAAAAGCTCTTTAGTATCCTTTATTATCACCTTTACATTTATATTAGGATAAAGCTTTCCCAGTTTTAAAAGCATATCTGGGATTATATATTCTCCAATAGTCAAAGTAGCTCCAAAATGAAGATTTTTCTCTGCTGAATCTATCTCTAAAACATCCTCTTTTATTTTAATTTCATCTGAATTCATAGTTAAAAAATACTTAAATAGATAGTTTCCTTGCTCTGTTAAAGTTAAAACTCTATTGGAATAATTAAATAGTTTACAGTTATAAAATTCTTCAAGATACTTTATATGCTGAGTTACTGCTGGTTGAGTGATAAAAAGATTCTCTGCTGTCTTTGTGTAGTTCAATGTTTTACACAGTTCTAAAAATGTATATACTCTAAAATCAAGCATTTTTCCCCCTTTTAATTATAAGAAAAATTTATAATTATATAATAATATATAATTTTATTTTATATCTATTTTGTGATAAAATCAACCTGTAAAGTAAAAAAAGCAAGTAATATATAAAAATTTTAAGGAGGAACAAAAATGAACTTTAAATTTAATGATGAACAAGTAAAATTTATTCAAATGGTAAAAGAGGTTTCTAAAAAATATGTTGCACCAATAGCAATGGAAACTGATAGAGATGCTGCTTTCCCTAAAGAAGCTATTGAAAATCTTGCTAAAAACAATTTAATGGGAATCCCATTTGATAAAAAATTTGGTGGTGCTGGACTTGATAACCTTTCATACATTGCAGCAGTAGAGGAGATTTCTAAAGATTGTGCATCTACTGGAGTTATTCTTTCTGCTCACACTTCTCT
Coding sequences within it:
- a CDS encoding LysR family transcriptional regulator gives rise to the protein MLDFRVYTFLELCKTLNYTKTAENLFITQPAVTQHIKYLEEFYNCKLFNYSNRVLTLTEQGNYLFKYFLTMNSDEIKIKEDVLEIDSAEKNLHFGATLTIGEYIIPDMLLKLGKLYPNINVKVIIKDTKELLKELQNGNIEFALVEGFFEKTEYESIIYSKESFIGVCSPKNNLAKKNIGFEDLLNERIIIREEGSGSRDIFEKILYDNNLSLKNFDKKYELANIKAIKELVKEDRGITFIYERAVKKELENKELVKIGLKSFKAKREFNFIFMKNSIHRDEYKKWFEILK